The Arachis ipaensis cultivar K30076 chromosome B03, Araip1.1, whole genome shotgun sequence region TGCTAGAGGAGAAGGTGGGATTTATTAAGGCGATAAAAGAGTATACCATACGAAGAAGCGTAGACTACcgggtgtatgagtctgagccatTGACATTTTTTGCCAAGTGTACACAGTATGGGTCAGGGTATGATTGGCTTATCAGGGTTAGCATGATCAGCAGGAAGCACTGTTGGGTTATAAGGAGGTATAATGGTAGTCACACCTGTACCAGAGCCACCATTTCTCAGGATCATTCTAAGCTGGATTCGGTCACAATTGTAGAATTCATCAAGCCGTTGGTCGAGGCTAACCCCTCGTTAAAGGTAAAATCAGTTATTGCAGAAATGCAGTCGAAGTTCAACTACACCGTCAGTTATcggaaagcatggttggctaagcaaaagGCAGTAGAAAAAATATACGGAGGTTGGGAAGCATCGTACGAAGCATTGcctatatggtttgaggccatgtgtcataaGGAGCCATCAGTTGTTGTCCATTTTGAGACTATGCATGCATATCAAGGCGATGACTTGGTGACTGATATTCGGGTATTGCATCGAGTATTTTGGAGTTATTACCCCTGCATTAGAGCATTCAGACATTGTAAGCCAATTGTCCAGGTGGATGGGACTCACTTGTATGGAAATTATAAGGCTTGTCTGTTAGTGACAGTTTCACAGGATGGCAACAACAACATCGTCCCCATTGCGTTTGCTATtgtggagggagagacttctgatgcGTGGCACTTTTTCCTCAGTAACCTGCGACAACATGTCACTCGGGATAGTGTGGGGCAGATATCCGACCGACACGAATTCATCAATGCAGCAGTGGCACGCAGTAACGGAGCTTGGTCACCTCCCAGAGCTTTCCACATGTTTTGCATCAGGCATATAGAGTCGAATTTTCTGAGAAAATTCAAGGTACCGTACCTACAAAAACTGGTCGTCAATACAGGTAACATTGAGTAATTCTAAGAACGTGGCTAACAGAGTTACTTTCAATAAGTGCTTCTCATCCATTTTTTTACGATTGTTTTCTTGTTATCGTGTAGGTTATTCACGGATGGTGCGCGAGTACGAAGTGCATTATCAGCGTTTACAAGAACGGGGCGAGGCTTACAGTAACTGGTTAGACCGAATTTCCCGCGAACAGTTTGCGTTGGCATTTGATGGTGGCTATCGATGGAGCCACATGACGACGAACCTAGTAGAATGCATCAACTCAGTAttgaagggtgcacgcaatctACCCATTACTTCTCTTGTCAAGGCAACATTCTACAGACTTAACGAGTTGTTCACCCGAAAAAGAGCCGAGGCGGAAGCACGGATTAATGCTGGACATGTTTTTTCGGAAGTCGTGACCTCAAAGTTGCCTGCAAACCAGCTAGGATCAGAAAACATCCAAGTCAGTTGCTTTGACCGGCAAAATGAGGTCTTTGAGGTGCGTGAGATGCCAAGTGGACTACAATATGCTGTCGACCTCCGGCAACAACGATGTGACTGTGGTGAGTTCCAAGTGGACCGGCTTCCTTGTCGCCATATATTTGCATGTTGTGCAAATCAACGACTAGATTGGCAAGTTTATGTCCATGATGTGTATAAGATGGACCAGGTTCGACGGGTGTACCGAGCCAGGTTTAGGCCACTGGGGAATCCTACTACATGGCCCGCTTACAATGGACCTCGCTTCGTACCGAATCTGTTCCTGAGACGCGTAACCAAAGGTCGCCCTAGGATGACAcgcttcttgaatgagatggataCGCGAATACTACGTCGCCCCAGGCGATGTAGACAATGTGGGGCTAAGAGACACAGCCATAGCAGATGCCGTCAGACAGCTGGTGCAAATGCTGACAGAGATGCTCAGTAGATTTATACGTTGTGATGTTTGCAAGTTTGTAACATATGACAATCTACCCTGTGACAAATATGACTTTATGTATTATCCAAACATTCCTCTAAAATTATGATATTTGAAACATTTTGTAATGATATCTGAAACATTACAACTATAGAAACAAGTCCATGACATAGATAGTAATCATACATAGAACAGTTAATTAATACATAAAGAACATGAAACAATTACTTAATACATAAAGATCTTGAAACAGTTAATTAGTACACAAAGAAGTTAATTGATAAATAGAAAATCTTAAGATCACAACGACTACTTTCTCATTGCCCATTTTACATCCTCTACAAGACTCTTGCACTTCTTGGCAGCCTTTTTGAATATGGAAGGAGTGTACCGACTAGCATTGCAACGTGGCAAATCAATCCGTAGATTGTAACCTTTGCCTGCATTCACTTTTGCACGTGCATCACCTGTATAGAATTTACTTAATGAAGTGCATAAAGTAATCAAACCAACAACGATACAATAGCAGTATGACAAGTTCTACAAAAAGACCAAGTATACCATGTAGTCAACCGAATCACAATATAATCAACACTTTAAACAAGTAAGGGAATGTATAAAATATAATACCATCATTACGGGATTCTTCATCCTCGTCGGACTCCTCTATTTCATCCTCATCGTCCTCGTCCTCGTCGTCCGGTGAATCTACTAAGTACCCATCAGTCTCTCGTTCAGGTGTGTTTGCATTTTCTTCAATGAGACCCATTGAAACACGATTAAGGTTTTGGCTATTAAGAACCCCACGACCACCGAAACTCCTACTAGAGTCAACAGATACAAACCCTCCAGAAGCACCCGACGAAGCACCCGCCATAAACTGTTTATGCTGTTGGGCATATTGTGATTGTCCTGTATGTGCAGCCATGAAACCAAGCAATTAGCTAAAAGAACCTCCTTCTCCTGGGTCAAAATGTGGCACACCCCAATACTGCTGATGTGTTGGATACGACGGGGTAAACTGTGTTTGAGGTACATACTGGCTTGAATACATAGGTTGTTCTTGTGGGAGTTGACTTGGAGGTGGAGGGGGTGCTGGAGGCGACTGTGGCTCCTGCTCTTCATTGTCAACATCCATATCCTGATTATCCTCATCATTCTCTTGAACCACAAGATTGGACAAGGTCAAACGGTCCCCAAATTTTGCCCGATACCAATACTTGTAAGTATCCAAGGGGTGCTGTGAAGGCATGGGAAGCTCAGTAAGCACGTGATTATACCTGTTCGTCCACTGCATCACCCAAAATGAATGAGTCATGGCCGTGCCCAGTTAAGATTTTTAGGACCAGTCAAGACTTCTCCGTGTGCCTTGTCTAAATTCCGTTCCTGATGAGGCACTCCTTGAACAAAACTGAACTGTCGCTTATACCTATCCGTGGCATGCCACTCAATGCATTCAAAACAGACCAACGGCACCGTAGCGCTCCAACAAACCGAGTGCACGTAGATGTCTGATAGAATTATGCCCGGATCCAAGCGATCGACACCATAAGAAACCCACACAAACTGGTAAAGATAAATTAAAGTCATTGTTACATTCCACTTAACAATCACAATGACAAGATCAatcacaataacaataacaataagatTAACACTAACACTAAATCCGAAACAAATACTTTCTTAATGATTACACACTTGGCCCTCCTGAAGATCGTCGAAGGCCTTCCTAAAGTGGGCCAGTGTAAGATATCTATAGCGACGGTTTCCACGCTCCCAATTACGCCACCTAATATGACTTATTTCGTTAAGACAATTAGATATTAAATAATAAGCTACGGGGTGACTGTAAGATAGTATTACCTGTTTGCAAGCGGAAAACTGCAGGGTTCCTTAGGAACCGGTGCTAGATATGGCAGGCGGATCCAAGCCCAACCCAGCAGAAGTGTTAGCGAACCATCGATCTCCTTACAGTCATAACGAGATGTCCTGTATAACGCCCTGCATAGGTGTGCTAGGCATGCCGAGCCCCAACTGTACTGTCCAGTACTTCCAAAATCACGAAGCAGAGGTAGATACTTCCAATGCACACCTGCGCCAGACTTGTCCCCAAACAAGATCGTTCCGATCAACAACATAATGTGGTACTTCACGTATCTCTGTATACTATTTTCATCAGTCAACTGTAAGTTTTCTTTTAGATTTCGCAGCCAGGTCAGTTTTATGCAGCTTTCTCTACATGCTGACTTAGTGGGTGCAACTCCAAACTGGTGCAAACACTCCGCCTCCAAGGCTTCAAAACTGCTCATTGTCATCCTTGTGACTGGAAGACCGTCTGTCGGAAGGCCAAGAATCATTGCCACATCTTTAAACGTCACAGGCTCACAGCACATTCACCAATCAGAAGGTGAAAGGTATGCGTGCCTGGGTGCCACCTTTCGATCAGAGCATTCACCAGTACTTTCTGATATTGGACTACCCCAATCTGAGACGCATGATAAAATCCAGTTAATCGTAAATGCTCTTCCACCCTATCATTATACCGATCCGGAGGAACTGGGTGATCACATGTCAACATCCTCAAACTCTACAAAAACATAACAAATTATTATTAGTCAACTCGTTAACATTTAGTAATTTACTACTAGAGCATCTAAAATATCAAACTCGTGCTAAACTTTACCCTAATTACAACAATTAGTAGAAAGTACCATGAACTAACCCACCAATTTATTAACTCTCAAAAGTAACAAAATTTGCACAACTAACTTAACAACATATTAACTGAAACCACACAAGTATCATAAATTATCTTACCAAATCCAACTAAAACAAATAATCCTAACTTCTAAATTTACTTACTAATCCTAAAAATTATTCACAACTAACtattaacaataacaactaatacataattccaatttttataaactaataatgcTCTTAATTAATTAACAATTACAGAGtagttgtttatttatttattcacggTAATAGAAAAAATGTTATAATAACTAATATCATAATCTCNNNNNNNNNNNNAGTTTGTAACTTCAAAAATTATTACAAATAATATGCTAACTACATTTAAACAAATAATCATCATTAACATAAATTCCTAAATTCAACTCTAAATAATCATCATTTACATTCCTAACATAATCCCGAGAAAAAAATAATCATCATTTACATTCCTAAATTCAATtctaacaacaataacaataataataattaattttctaACCATAacaattataattataaaaaactaaaaaaaatttcaaaaaaaaaataacatcatcaggtcaaaaaaataataatcatgTACATTCCAAAATTCAATtccagcagcagcaacaacaacaacaacaacaacaacaaaaaaatgataataattcctaaattcaatttctaaccacaacaataataattaacctcctaacaataataattataattagaaatataaaaaaattaaaaaaaattacatattttAGATGATTGAGATAATGTATAACATGAAATTCAGGACAATCAAcatctctaaattttttttttctttggcatCTTCAGCTTGCTATTACCATGCAAGCTTGGAGgatagagaaaggaagaagaCGAACTGGTAATGGGCTGAGTTTGGTGAAAAGAGTAAAGTGAAAACGAATGGTGAGTGTGGGGGTAAATGTTGGGTAGGGCACCATTGGGGGAGCCAGCTGAGCGCGACAAGTGGCAGGGGAAGCACAAGTCGGAGGGTCCGTTTTCTTACCTACAACACGGACCGTTCGAGTAGCATCATACAAGACACACGGTCAGATTTGTGGTATACCTGACACCACACCCAGGTGAAGCACCACCCTTCTCCATAACGAGGTCCAACACATACTATACTTctatatgaaaattaaaaagcggATTTTGTTGGTCTCAACCTTTCATCTCCTATCTacctttctttttatttattgtcataactAGATGTTCTATCGATATTTTTTTCACATGTTCAAACTACTTGAAACaagattttattattatcttttttaaCTGTAAGTGCTATTTCAATTTTCTCTCTTGtatctttgttttctattttgtCCATACGAGTGTGACCACTCATCTACCTTAGCATCCTCATCTTTGTCATAGTTAACTTATATCCATGCTCACTCTTGTTGCCAACACTTTATTTCATATAACATAGCAAGTCTAATGGTAGTACgataaatttaactttaaattttaaatatatctttttgtcacatataaaattATACACAATCTGTCACTTTAACTAGACCTTTTAAATCCTATGTTTTACATCTTTCTCGATTTTTCTATTATCTTATATGATACAtccaaaattcttaaaatacttTATATGATAAAGTacttttttcaatttcatttttatattAGTGTTTTGTCATTGCAGATCAAATTTATATTCTACATATTTTGTCTTATTGCGATTTAAGTGCAAATTAtacatttctaaaattttctccaCAAATTTAacttctaatttaattttttttaattctccaATAAAAATAGtatcatcaaaaaaaaaaaatacactacAATGCAGGTTATTGGATATCCGCAATAACCCTTATAATatacaaaaagattttgaaatacaaaattaCATTATATTTATTtccaaaacttatactacaaatttcatcaataatatttgtttttacaataatatttgataaaaaaaatattagccaCCTAACACTCAGCTTATATTTATCATCGTGATATTTGTGTTATTTTGTTAGGAAGGTCGTTGTGTATAGATGATACACTCGCGCTTTATCAAACCATGCATGATTACATGTCATGTGTTTTCATTTGAGGTAAATATCACATAATTAGAtcgataataataaatttaaccaTAAACGTGacagatttatttatttatatatataaatatataaatgatcggtaaaacttaactaaaaagtaattaattgGTTTTATGCGTTATAGTTTGGTCTCGCATTAAACCTCATAAATTGGATTCACGCAGAACAAATATCATAACGACCTAATACGACATTAATACTCTTTAATGAAAATGATTGCCAGAAGTGTAACTGATCTGTTTCACTtcacctataaaggtatgatatTTTATCTTCGACAGGACATACATCGAATATCtaatactgacttaagcatcggagtgcctTTTGCAAGCACACCCCCCTTTCTGTTCTCTCCACGACGTGATACACCCCTCAGACGAAAAACTCGGACCTCCAAGCTCTTAGCTTGGCGTCGGGAATAATAGCTCGGTGTTAGCTTCCAGGAGTCGAGATATAGCCAGGTTATTTACTCAAGAACAATTGGCCCCCACCGTGGGCTCGAGTTATAACTCTCTTTTCCTTTGTTGGCCTCAAAACTTCCGTGTCCATCCATGGCTGCTCTACCTCCCCCAACACCTTCCAAATTCTTTCGGATGGTAACTGAGCtacaacaaacaaatcaaggGGGCGGGGGAAAATCAAAGGATGGCAAACCAAATCGCCGAGTTAACTAATGCTCGGACTGAAAATGATGGTGATTGTAACGAGCgaatggaggaggcaaaacacgAAACTGACCTATCACATGTCTCCGAAACTGCTCGGAACGAAGAAGCTCGACCAGAGAATGAAGACACTAAGCTCGATAACTCTGTAGGACCATTCATGACTGACATTATGAATTTTCAAATGCCTAAGAGATTCACTTTGTCAACAACCTTAACCCCTTATGATGGGTTAGGGACCCGAAGAAGCACATCCAAAAGTTCAGATCTATAATGATAGTAAACGGTGCCTCTGATCCTATTTTATACCGTTGTTTTCCTACCTTTTTAGACGGTCCAGTACTTGATTAGTTTTGTTCTTTGCCTGTAGATTCTATTTCTCATTTTCAGGAACTAGCGAAGCTTTTTGAGGATCACTTTGCTACCTCTTCTATCTACTTACACGATTCCAACTACCTGAACACTAAAAAAAGATCAGAGCGAAAGCCTAAAGGACTACATCACCTGTTTCACAAAGGTGGCCATGAGCATACCAGATCTCCATCCTGAAGTGCATCTGCACGCCATCAAAAGTGGACCCCGACTAGGCAAATTTCAAGAAGCAATCGCGGTTACTAAACCATAGACCCTTGCCGAGTTTCGTGAAAAGGCTAAAGGTCAGATGGACATCGAGGAGCTTCGCCAAGCTCAGAAAGCAGACAAGCCACATTATAGCAAAGACGAGGATAAAGCTCGAGAAAGTAAGAAGACTTTTAAACTAACCCCCTGCTATGACTCATATACTCAATTTAACATAAAGAGGGACGACATCATCTAGGAGATTCTCAATTCCAAGCTAATCAAACCTCCTCGGAAGGCCGAAAACTATCTTGACACAAAAAATGCAGACAAATTCAAATACAACACTTTCCACAAAAAATATGGGCACACCACCGATGAGTTTGTGATTGCAAAAGATCTGTTAGAACGACTAGCTCGGCAAGGCCACCTAGACAAATACATTAGCGGGACTATGCAAAAGCAGAGCACAATCTCTGCCAACAACAACTCCATAGGACAACATTCATGAGACAAAGAGAGAACCACTCATAATTACCCTGACCAACCATGGGGAATTATTAACTATATTTCCGGAGATTTTGTAGGTGGAAGAACAACAAGTTTGGCCAGAAAATGTACCTACCGGGCTATGTTCTCGATAGAAGGCACTATAACCGAAGCCCACACATCTCAACATTTTCCACAGATGACATTCCAGGCATCGGACTTCAACACAAACACCACAAACCTGGATGACCCAGTGGTGATTTCAATCCAGTTAAGGGATCTTTTAGTACGGAAAGTACTACTCGATCCGGGAAGTAATGCCGACGTTCTTTTCTATTCTACATTCTAGAAAATGAAGCTGAGCAACAATATACTCCAACCCTCCATCGGAGACTTGGTTGGCTTCTCAGGTGAACGAGTCCCAGTATTGGGATCTGTGTGATTACAAACCACACTGGGTGAGCATCCTTTATCTAAGACCTCTGACATTCAATATTTGGTAGTCGACTGCTTTAGTCCATACAATTTAGTACTTGGCCGACCTTTTTTAAATAAGTTCGGCGCTATAGTATCCACAGTTCATCTTTGTGTCAAGTTTTCTGTGCAGGACGACCTTATCGCAACTATCCACAGTGACCATCGTGAAGCTTGTCAGTGCTATAATATCAGTCTAAAAATGCCTAACCGAACTATGGGGACAGAAGTAAACATCGTCTGCAGCTCTAATAAGCTCCCAGCTCTTGCCGACCTCGATCCAAGAGCCGAGCTGCTTGAGCGCCCAATACCCATAGAGGatttacaaaaaatatattttagcaACGACCCTAACAAGTTTACTTATGTAGGTACCACTCTTAGCCTGGAGGAAAAAAGTTCTTTCCAGCAATTTCTACAACAACATGCCGATTTATTCGCATGGACTCCTGCTGATATGCCCAGGATTGATCCCTCAGTGATTTCTCATAAATTGGCGCTGGATCCATCTGTCCGACCTATAACACATAAGAAGCGAAACCTCGGCCTTGAAAAGAAATAGGCATCTTTGGAAGAGACCAAAAAATTGATCAGTGCTGGCTTCATATAGGAAATTAAATTTATAACATGGTTAGCAAACGTCGTTATGGTAAAAAAACACAATaataaatggcgcatgtgcgttgATTTtacagatctcaacaaagcatgctgaAAAGATGCTTACCCTTTACCTTCTATTGACTGTTTGGTAGACAATGCTTCAGGGTACAAAACattaagttttatggatgcatattctggttataaccagattctAATGCATCCATCTAATCAAAATAAAACTGCATTTATTATTGAATATGGAAATTATTGTTATAAGGTCATGCATTTCGAACTTAAGAATGCAGGGGCAACATACCAACACCTTATGGATAAGGTGTTCGCAAATCAAATTGGCAGGAACCTGGAAGTTTATGTCGATGATATGGTGGCCAAAACAAAGCTCGACAACAACCACCTCGATGACcttctaaaatttttcaatcaaatatGATGTTACAATATGCGACTAAAACTAGAAAAGTGCGCCTTTGGAGTATAAGGAGGCAAAATTCCTCGGATTCATGCTTACAAACTGAGGAATAGATGCGAATCCCAAAAATTATGAGCTGTGTTAGATATGCCGAGCCCACAAACGATCAAAGAAGTACAATGATTAACAAGGAGAGTTGCTGCACTATCTAGATTTTTACCATGCTTAGCATCTAAGTCTTTCTGCTTTTTTCAAGCACTAAAAAAGAAAACTGATTTCAATTGGACTGACGAATgtgaaaatgcttttgcaaaAATAAAGTCCACCCTTTCAAAACCACCAATTTTATAAAAAACCCTTCAAGGGGAAGCACTTTACTTATATTTATCTGTCACTGACCGGGCATTAAGTTCTGTTCTCGTTACAGAAAGACAAAAGCAACAACAACcgatctacttcattagcaagtcCTTAACGAACGCCAAGCTTCGCTACCCAAAGATCGAGAAGTTGGCTTTGGCTTTAATATTTTCAGCCTGGCGACTCCGACCATATTTTCAGAGCCATGTCATACACGTCCGAACTGATCAACCCTTACGACAAGTGCTGCACAAACCAGAGTTGGCTGGCCGACTAATAAAGTGATCTATCGAACTCTCTGAATTTGACATTAGGTACCAAAGCCGAGGTCTAATTAAGTCTCAATACCTCGTAGACTTCATAGCCGAGTTCACTGCTCCAAGCTCGGTAGATAATCCTACACAGTGGATCCTTTATGTGGACGGGGCATCGAACCCTCAAGGGTATGGTGCCGGAGTCTTGCTTGAAGACAGCAACGGTTTTGTTCTGAAACAATTCTTACACCTCTTCTTCAAGGAAATCAACAACTAAACAGAATAAGAAGTACTAATCGCAGGTCTACGACTTGCAACCGATCTAAAAACCTCAAAATTAAAGGTATACTGTGATTCTTTGCTTGTTGTGCAACATGTAAAT contains the following coding sequences:
- the LOC107633586 gene encoding uncharacterized protein LOC107633586, with the translated sequence MISRKHCWVIRRYNGSHTCTRATISQDHSKLDSVTIVEFIKPLVEANPSLKVKSVIAEMQSKFNYTVSYRKAWLAKQKAVEKIYGGWEASYEALPIWFEAMCHKEPSVVVHFETMHAYQGDDLVTDIRVLHRVFWSYYPCIRAFRHCKPIVQVDGTHLYGNYKACLLVTVSQDGNNNIVPIAFAIVEGETSDAWHFFLSNLRQHVTRDSVGQISDRHEFINAAVARSNGAWSPPRAFHMFCIRHIESNFLRKFKVPYLQKLVVNTGYSRMVREYEVHYQRLQERGEAYSNWLDRISREQFALAFDGGYRWSHMTTNLVECINSVLKGARNLPITSLVKATFYRLNELFTRKRAEAEARINAGHVFSEVVTSKLPANQLGSENIQVSCFDRQNEVFEVREMPSGLQYAVDLRQQRCDCGEFQVDRLPCRHIFACCANQRLDWQVYVHDVYKMDQVRRVYRARFRPLGNPTTWPAYNGPRFVPNLFLRRVTKGRPRMTRFLNEMDTRILRRPRRCRQCGAKRHSHSRCRQTAGANADRDAQ